The Deltaproteobacteria bacterium genomic sequence GGGCGCGGTGCCTGCTCCGTTGCTGGTGAGCACATAACCGCTGGTACTTGCTGGCAATCGCGAAAGTGCCGAGCTAGTCGAAGCATAGAGCAAATCTCCGATCGTGTAGCTGGACTGACCCGTTCCTCCATTAGCTGCGGGGACAGCGGCGGTCCAGCTCAGAAGGCCTCCAGTGGTGGAAGTAAGTACCGAACCTGCTGTGGAGGCCACACTTCCCGGCCAGGTGATCCCGTAGCTTGTTCCTACGGATACCGATTGGGTCAAATTCGTAGCCACGTTATTTAAAATCATTCCTGCAAAGGTGGGCGAGGCGGTCGTGCGGATATCCTGCGCGGTGCCCAGGGCGATCGATCCTGAACCATTCGTGATGGTGACTCCCTGATTCGCTGCTTGAGTTAAATTCGCCAAGGTAAATCCCGAACCATTGCCAATGGCCAAAGTCCCATTCGCCGCACTGCTGGCGTTAATCCCGGTGCCTCCATATTGTGGAGCGATCGCGGTTCCGTTCCAAGTCCCTGAGGTGATCGTGCCAAGGTTAGTGATATTCGTTTGCACCGCGCTGGGAAGAGTTGAAGAGATGGAGGGAGCTCCGGCACCACTAGTTACCAAAACGCCGTTATTAGCAGTACTCAAACCACTGACCGCGCTGCCGGCTCCGGCATAGTAGGCCAGCTGGTTCGCTGAACCTGAGTTCACTGTTCCAGAACCCGATCCCGGCGAGCCCCAAGATAAATTCCCCGCCCCATCAGAACGTAGGTACTGTGTTCCTGTCGAGTCTCCTGGGGGAAGAATAAAATTCGTAATTCCTGAAAGAGTGGGTGAGGTGAATTGCAAGTAATTGGATCCATTATAAACTCGCAACTGAGTTGCTGACAGCGTTTGCCCACTCACAGTTCCCGTGCTCACTAAATTTCCCGTGGTGTTGATCGCTGCATTTCCACCGACAGTTCCGGTGTTGATCGCCGATCCACTGACCTTCCCTGCGGTGCTCAGGGTGGGGATGTCGGCTTCCACCAGCGCGGCTCCTGAGGTCACACGGCCCTTGGCGTCTGTTGTGACTTTCCCATAGGTTCCTGGAGTTCCCACATCGGGTAAACCCGCAGCAACTTGAGCATCCACATAGGTTTTGTTTACCAAGTCTGTCCCCACACTCGGAGTTCCGCTCCATGACGGAGCCGCCGTAAAAGTCGCAGAACCCGGAGTCACATACTGAGAAGAACTCCCTGCGAGCAAGGCCTGCAGGTTGGTCCATTTCGTGGCATCTAATTCAGACCCAGTTGTTGAAACACCGTCAGCTAATTTCAGCAACTGTTCTTTTTTGTATCCGCCCACCTGCATGGCTTCAATAGCTGAAGGAATAAAATTAATGGCCATCGCAGGACTCGGTTCCCACTCTCCAGCGGGGATGGTGCCATCGTTAAAATAAACTTGTAACTTCCTGCCATCGGAAGGATTTGGAGCATAACTATTTCCTGAAGCACAATAATTTGTAGGGAACGAAAAAGCACCTCGATTGGCAAAGATCTGATCTAATCCATAGGCGGCAGAATCAAGTCGAGTGCCCGAACCGTCATTGATAGTTAAAGTGAAAACCCCATCAGAGCCGCTCATGTCTTTAACTTGCACTTCCTCGTACATCAGACAGTTCTCACTTCCAATGGTACGAATTTGCAGTTTAAATTGAACGCTATTTCCTTGAACAGGCTCTCCGTTGGGATTGAGAATGCGACCGTTGTAGGTAATCCCTGCACCTATCGCAAACACTTGCGATGCAGTTAAGAAGAAAAATGAAAATATAAAAAAGATAAACTTTAGTGTTTTTATATTGGTCATATTAGAAGATAGATCGGGATATTTTGAAAAAACAAGAGACTCATTTTGAGATGAAGTGAAAAAAAATACTCAAAAAGCTCAAAAATAAGCAAAAACAAATTTAGCTGTCTCATTAGGGGATAGACTCCCGGCATGTCGCCCACATGACTTGAGCTGCTTTATAAACTAAAGATGATTGCTTTGCCGATCGGGGCTAAAGAAATCTTTGCCAATTTCAAGTGTTGAATGGCAAATGGAATTCCAATAATGGTTATTCCTAAAAGAAGAGCCCAACCCAAATGAACAAGAGCTAACCACCAACCACAAAATAGGAACCAGAGAACGTTGCCAATAAAACCTAAGAAACCAGTGCCAATATCTTCGCCAGATAGGTTCTTTCGATTTCTAACTTCTGAACCAAAGGGCCAAAGATTTAATAATCCAATATTAAAAGCGGCCCGCGCCCAAGGAATACCAATAATGGAAATCACCATAAAAAAGGAAGACAAAAACCACGAGACCGCCGTTGTCCAGCCACCGAAAAAAAGCCAAAGTAAATTCATTAATAAATTCATATTAAAATTTTTGCCTATTTCCCACCCTACCAAGGATTGATGCATTGTCAACGAATTGGCCATCTTCGACGGCAACGTCACTTTAGATAATTTCCCTTAAAGACAAAGCAAAGACAAAGCAAAGACAAAGCAAAGACAAAGCAAAGACAAAGCAAAGACAAAGAAAGGACAGAAGGGACAAGGGGTTAGAATTTTAACCAATCTATATTTAAAATATAAAGATCCTCTGACTTTGAAGATGAATTTAGCTTCATAATTTTTTCAACAGTTTGGCTCAACAGCTCGCGAATCTTCATTCCATCTTCAATGGAAATTGTCATTGGAGAGGTAAAAACAAAATCTTTGAGATATTCTAAAGTGTCAAAACGCTCAATGGCTTTTAATCGCCAGTTGATATGATGACGAGCTACCAAATTGGAACTAGATTCGATAAAAGTTCTTTTTAATCCTACCTTAAGATTTTTATCATCGTATTCAAGTAATCCCGTTGATAATAGAAAATCAATAGACTCATTGATAGTTTTCAATGACAAACCAAGACGATTTGCAACTAATTCTCGATTTTGATATTCAGGAACGTCAACAAGCAAACGTATGGCGCTATAATACCACAGTGAGTAAAATTTTGCTTTTTCAGAATCAGAAAGTATTTTATCCTTCGGTATTCTGTTTATTAAATCTAAAGAATGATCTTTAATTTTTTTTAATCTAGCTTCTATCAAAACCTTTAACTCCACACTTCCGGCTTTTTCAAATTCAACTAGGTTGAGAAAGTAATCACTTTCTAATTCGCTTAAACCAAAATATTGTGCTAATTTGGCGGCCTGCTCAAGACTGAGATCTTTATTCCCTTTGAAAATTTGACTGACACTGGTCGTGTGTAAACCAATAAATTTTGCTATGCGAAGGTATTCTCCGTGACCACGCTTAGGTAAGTTTTTAATTCGTTCATTCACATAAAGCTTATAATTAGTGTAATTAAATATATTCATTTAGTAATAATTTCGGATAGTTACAGATAAACTTTACTATTTTACCAATGTTTATGCCAAAAATTAGTAAAAGTTTATCTAGCATTGCGTCAAGGCATAGTTTATTTTCCACATATCAAATTTTAGGAGCCCGTTTAATGAAAAAACTGAATCCATTTTACATTATTGAAGTTCTAATTCTTATTTCACTCCTATTTGGATTTCATTCCCCTGCCTTTTCAGAAGGCGGCCGGAATGTTGATGGCGGTGGAAAAGTTGGCGGCGGAAAGTTTGGGGGAGGCAGCGATGCTGGTGGCGGCGGCACTTTTGTTGAATCGAAAAAATCACATCAATTTATATTTTGGGATTTATACGTCAATAACACTGAAGTCATTGACAATGAATCTGGCGATCATATTGAGATCACTGATTATTTAAATAAATCACACCCTGGAATTTGGATTGATTATAGACAATTAAAGAGTTTTCTTTATTTAAAAGAAAGATTAAGTAAATGGAAACCGAGGGCCAGAAAATTAATTAATTTAATCACTCACGATGGAATAATGCTTCGCGAGGCTGCAAGTGAATATCAAGGATTTTATTTCTTATTTCTAGGAACACCCCTGACCATAAATAATATTTATGAAATCAGTGTTCCCTCAAATTTTTCAACAAAGAATCTAAATGTTTTTTCGGGAGCCTTTTTTGATCAAAATACCGAAAGAATTTTTTTAAATTTACCTGTTTGGAATCACGCAAACTTGAAAAGCCAAGCGGCCTGTATTTTACATGAAAGAATGAGAAATATTCAGCTTGATTTTAATTTAACCAATGAAGAAGTTCAAAAAATTGTTTACTATATCATCGAAAAAGATCCAGAAGAAGTTTCTGAGTTAGATTATGATGACAATGTGTTTTCTCCGCTAAACTACGGGCCGGCTCATAGTTTATTAAATTTCCCAAAAGGTTTCACCGAGGATTTAGGAAAGTTATTTGGTTATAATACACCAGTAATTGGAAGATATTTATACAAAGAAGAAGCTATATCAAAAACTTATGAGCTTGACACAGGCTTTGAATGCCAACAAAAAAATCGAATGCCTGGTCAACGTTTGAACGAGACGTACCAATATTCAGCTATTTGTCCTTCCTTAAATACGACAGAAAAAGAAATCAAGGCCGCAGTTGATTCAGGAGTACTAACTTACGAAAAATTAAGACCTAG encodes the following:
- a CDS encoding YccF domain-containing protein — encoded protein: MNLLMNLLWLFFGGWTTAVSWFLSSFFMVISIIGIPWARAAFNIGLLNLWPFGSEVRNRKNLSGEDIGTGFLGFIGNVLWFLFCGWWLALVHLGWALLLGITIIGIPFAIQHLKLAKISLAPIGKAIIFSL
- a CDS encoding TIGR02147 family protein — encoded protein: MNIFNYTNYKLYVNERIKNLPKRGHGEYLRIAKFIGLHTTSVSQIFKGNKDLSLEQAAKLAQYFGLSELESDYFLNLVEFEKAGSVELKVLIEARLKKIKDHSLDLINRIPKDKILSDSEKAKFYSLWYYSAIRLLVDVPEYQNRELVANRLGLSLKTINESIDFLLSTGLLEYDDKNLKVGLKRTFIESSSNLVARHHINWRLKAIERFDTLEYLKDFVFTSPMTISIEDGMKIRELLSQTVEKIMKLNSSSKSEDLYILNIDWLKF